The following coding sequences lie in one Rhodopirellula bahusiensis genomic window:
- a CDS encoding carboxymuconolactone decarboxylase family protein, which yields MIPKRYRQMHADHPEYMRAYEDLGKAARECGPLTDREVALVKLAISLGAGLEGAAHSHCRKALEAGCTPDDLRHVAMLSAPTIGFPTMMRAKSWVEDVIEPKPE from the coding sequence ATGATTCCCAAACGTTACCGCCAGATGCACGCCGATCATCCCGAGTACATGCGTGCCTACGAAGATCTGGGCAAGGCGGCTCGCGAATGCGGTCCGTTGACCGACCGCGAGGTGGCGTTGGTCAAACTCGCGATCTCATTGGGCGCTGGTTTGGAAGGCGCGGCGCATTCTCATTGTCGCAAGGCGTTGGAGGCCGGGTGCACACCGGATGATCTGCGACACGTTGCGATGCTGTCCGCACCGACAATCGGTTTTCCCACGATGATGCGAGCCAAGTCGTGGGTGGAAGACGTGATTGAACCCAAGCCGGAGTGA
- a CDS encoding sialidase family protein → MKSSFTCLRLPLVFLALTLPMLLSQNIASATEDTAEETKERGLNRQLSSAVYLTANDLSIATGNPSLVLMSKGSTHIPVWSLSGGTEGQSVAGIVNGLPGECRAVKVEIVVTSTDAGTRPGLEDLYRVHLSQMVEDGPFTTGYSLGKPMRTPLPAGPFHSRKIVLESYYEVVPDAPLTVRIQREPGLPGDTFTRPTGLAAVKVTPLNAPAEAHVVQDVSGYNSWPMTQAIGEKLVCTYSRGSGHSIGEDARAVYARTSVDGGKSWMAETVVANTPGFGEVTVGKGLDSTGAMLLWVRRVGKQRHHDLYRTTDGVSFTLIATPELATQPMQITDVFAVPDVGLMALWFAGNYSDKAVHSWGVMTSRDDGVNWTQTPVESGLLKADWPTEPAAVSLGDGRILAVARTESGPAQFQMVSTDNGATWKRHQTNISDIYASTPSLILDAETGLLSNYYYERGRGILRRRVVDPNIVFDNPLHWPASEAVATGSQLAWDSGNANATFIGDTHYVSFYSGEAPDTAVMLSELPEPTVTP, encoded by the coding sequence ATGAAATCATCGTTCACTTGCCTTCGTTTGCCGCTCGTTTTCTTGGCACTGACGCTGCCAATGCTGCTCAGTCAAAACATTGCATCCGCGACAGAGGATACTGCGGAAGAAACCAAAGAACGGGGCCTCAACCGGCAACTCTCATCAGCGGTCTATCTGACCGCGAATGATTTGTCGATCGCGACAGGGAATCCTTCGCTCGTACTCATGTCGAAGGGATCCACTCACATTCCCGTGTGGTCGTTGTCCGGAGGCACCGAAGGGCAATCTGTCGCCGGCATTGTCAACGGACTTCCCGGCGAGTGCCGTGCGGTGAAGGTCGAAATCGTCGTGACGTCCACCGATGCGGGAACGCGCCCGGGCCTGGAGGACTTGTATCGGGTTCACTTGTCGCAAATGGTCGAAGACGGGCCGTTCACGACGGGATACTCATTGGGCAAGCCCATGCGAACACCGCTTCCCGCCGGCCCGTTCCACTCCCGCAAAATCGTTCTGGAATCCTACTATGAAGTGGTTCCCGACGCGCCGCTGACCGTGCGAATCCAACGCGAACCTGGCTTGCCCGGCGACACCTTCACTCGTCCCACGGGACTGGCGGCAGTGAAGGTGACGCCGCTGAACGCCCCTGCCGAGGCTCATGTTGTCCAGGACGTGAGCGGCTACAACTCGTGGCCGATGACTCAAGCCATCGGAGAGAAACTGGTCTGCACTTATAGCCGGGGCTCAGGTCATTCAATCGGCGAAGACGCTCGCGCGGTGTATGCACGCACTTCGGTCGATGGCGGAAAATCGTGGATGGCGGAAACCGTCGTCGCGAACACCCCTGGCTTCGGCGAGGTCACCGTCGGGAAAGGCCTGGATTCCACAGGAGCGATGCTGCTCTGGGTACGCCGAGTTGGGAAACAACGGCACCACGATCTCTATCGCACCACCGATGGCGTTTCCTTCACGCTGATAGCCACTCCGGAACTCGCCACCCAACCCATGCAGATCACCGATGTTTTCGCGGTCCCTGATGTGGGGCTGATGGCATTGTGGTTCGCAGGAAATTACAGCGACAAAGCGGTTCACTCATGGGGCGTGATGACCAGCCGCGACGATGGCGTCAACTGGACACAGACTCCCGTCGAGTCCGGGCTGTTGAAAGCGGACTGGCCCACCGAACCCGCTGCTGTTTCCCTCGGCGATGGCAGAATCCTCGCTGTCGCTCGGACAGAAAGCGGCCCCGCTCAATTCCAGATGGTCTCGACAGACAACGGTGCCACGTGGAAACGCCATCAAACCAACATCAGTGATATCTACGCCTCCACACCCAGCCTTATCCTTGACGCTGAAACCGGCTTGTTGAGCAACTACTACTACGAACGAGGCCGAGGCATCTTGCGGCGCCGAGTGGTTGACCCAAACATCGTCTTCGACAATCCGCTGCACTGGCCCGCCTCAGAAGCAGTCGCCACCGGCAGTCAACTTGCATGGGACTCGGGCAACGCCAACGCCACGTTCATCGGGGACACTCACTACGTCTCCTTTTACTCGGGAGAGGCTCCCGACACAGCCGTCATGCTCTCGGAGCTTCCCGAACCAACCGTCACCCCTTGA
- the rpsT gene encoding 30S ribosomal protein S20, with the protein MPNTSSASKRLRQNEKRRLLNRATRSNMRSTIRRVREAVENNDLDTAKSEFQAVQKKLDRAAANNLIHKNAAARTKSRLNTLIKNAAQTA; encoded by the coding sequence ATGCCAAACACTTCAAGCGCCTCGAAACGTCTGCGTCAAAACGAAAAACGTCGTTTGCTCAATCGTGCTACCCGTAGCAACATGCGATCCACCATTCGTCGTGTCCGCGAAGCCGTCGAAAACAACGATCTGGACACCGCAAAGAGCGAATTCCAAGCCGTCCAAAAGAAATTGGACCGTGCCGCAGCCAACAACTTGATCCACAAGAACGCCGCTGCTCGCACCAAGAGCCGTTTGAACACGCTGATCAAGAACGCAGCTCAAACTGCCTGA
- a CDS encoding DUF1552 domain-containing protein: MSHSPRTLSRRLVLRGMGTAVALPLLDAMSPTRLLAAESGGPPPLRMGFFYVPNGMHMPAWTPQKEGRQFELTPTLEKLADNKDSISVLSGLTLDGARAHGDGGGDHARSVAAFLTGAHPRKTNGADIQNGVSVDQVAAQYVGDRTRFASLELGLEASSQAGNCDSGYSCAYASNMSWRGPTNPMAKETDPRALFDRLFAGQTVKETRRAKSEREKYRKSILDFVAEDAKRLHAHLPIVDRRKLDEYLYAIRDVEKRLNGAEKLGLSEEGVPDYPRPSGVPQELSRHSDLMMDMVTLAYQTDSTRILSFMFTNAGSNRAYKEIGVNEGHHELSHHGKSEHKQAEIAKINSFHAERFNYLLSRLKLIREGNGSLLDHCMIVYGSGISDGDRHNHDDLPILLAGGGGGRIRTGQHVRYKNGTPLCNLYLWMMKQMGANADGFGDSNGVLQGLG; this comes from the coding sequence ATGAGTCATTCACCTCGTACTTTGTCACGACGTTTGGTGCTTCGAGGGATGGGAACCGCGGTGGCATTGCCATTGTTGGATGCGATGAGTCCAACGCGATTGTTGGCCGCGGAATCAGGCGGCCCACCACCGCTGAGAATGGGGTTCTTCTATGTTCCCAATGGCATGCACATGCCCGCGTGGACGCCACAGAAAGAGGGACGCCAGTTTGAGCTGACCCCGACGCTTGAGAAGTTGGCCGATAACAAGGATTCCATCAGTGTTCTGTCGGGGCTGACCCTGGATGGGGCTCGTGCTCATGGTGACGGAGGCGGTGACCACGCACGCAGTGTGGCTGCGTTTTTGACGGGCGCTCACCCTCGCAAGACAAATGGGGCTGACATCCAAAACGGAGTCTCGGTGGATCAGGTCGCGGCGCAGTATGTCGGCGACCGAACCCGGTTCGCTTCATTGGAATTGGGTTTGGAAGCGAGCAGCCAGGCAGGCAATTGCGACAGCGGATACAGCTGTGCCTACGCGTCCAATATGTCGTGGCGTGGTCCGACAAATCCAATGGCGAAGGAGACGGATCCGCGTGCCTTGTTCGATCGTTTGTTCGCGGGGCAAACGGTGAAAGAAACGCGTCGTGCTAAGAGCGAACGAGAGAAGTATCGGAAGAGCATCTTGGACTTTGTTGCCGAGGACGCGAAGCGTTTGCACGCTCACCTTCCGATCGTGGATCGACGCAAATTGGACGAATACTTGTACGCCATTCGGGACGTTGAGAAACGTTTGAACGGCGCCGAGAAGCTGGGACTGTCAGAAGAAGGTGTGCCGGATTACCCACGCCCCAGCGGTGTGCCCCAGGAGCTTTCGCGGCACAGCGATTTGATGATGGACATGGTGACGCTCGCCTATCAAACCGACAGCACGCGAATTTTGTCGTTCATGTTCACCAATGCGGGAAGCAATCGGGCATACAAGGAGATTGGCGTGAACGAAGGGCATCATGAGCTTTCGCATCATGGCAAAAGCGAACACAAACAGGCCGAGATCGCGAAAATTAATTCGTTCCATGCGGAGCGGTTCAACTACCTTCTGTCTCGTTTGAAACTGATTCGCGAGGGCAACGGTTCGCTGCTGGATCATTGCATGATCGTGTATGGCAGTGGGATCAGCGACGGTGATCGGCACAACCACGATGACCTGCCGATTTTGCTAGCGGGCGGCGGTGGCGGACGAATTCGAACCGGTCAACATGTGCGTTATAAAAACGGAACGCCGCTTTGCAATTTGTACCTGTGGATGATGAAGCAGATGGGGGCGAACGCCGACGGGTTTGGCGACAGCAACGGAGTCTTGCAAGGATTGGGTTAG
- a CDS encoding VTT domain-containing protein, which produces MKRSAQIARSLLPMVLVIVGVCGLVSGVGVELASDWLAMGRDAGPAAFVILGTLAMCLFVPKTFVSIAAGSVFGLMVGGPTLAVTAVVSAWVNYHLGRWSLGHSSVDIEAEASDASWRETLRIIRSGARDANLGMHLLVRLSPIPTTIISYTMGASGARQVPYLAAALLAAGPQLLWVHCGAVATETMGSVAGAGISGATDSSLTRWLGLVTSVVAAVLLSVLVPRHIWRHRARELAAAEIAAGQNA; this is translated from the coding sequence TTGAAACGTTCAGCACAGATCGCGAGAAGTCTGCTGCCGATGGTGTTGGTCATCGTCGGCGTGTGCGGGCTGGTCAGTGGTGTCGGGGTTGAGCTGGCCAGTGATTGGTTGGCCATGGGCCGCGACGCGGGGCCGGCGGCGTTTGTGATTTTGGGAACCTTGGCGATGTGTCTGTTCGTCCCCAAAACGTTTGTGTCCATCGCGGCGGGATCGGTGTTTGGTTTGATGGTTGGCGGACCAACGCTCGCTGTCACCGCGGTCGTGTCGGCTTGGGTGAACTATCACTTGGGCCGGTGGTCGCTGGGGCATTCATCGGTTGACATCGAAGCGGAAGCGTCCGACGCGTCCTGGCGAGAAACCCTTCGGATCATCCGGTCGGGGGCTCGCGATGCGAATTTGGGAATGCATCTGTTGGTCCGTTTGTCACCGATTCCAACGACGATCATCAGCTACACGATGGGAGCTTCCGGGGCTCGTCAGGTCCCGTACTTGGCCGCGGCATTGTTAGCGGCCGGGCCGCAGTTGCTGTGGGTTCATTGCGGGGCGGTGGCGACCGAGACGATGGGCTCCGTCGCTGGGGCGGGGATCTCCGGGGCGACCGACTCGAGTCTGACTCGCTGGTTGGGGTTGGTCACGTCGGTGGTTGCAGCCGTGTTGCTGTCGGTTTTGGTGCCCAGGCACATTTGGCGGCATCGAGCGAGAGAATTGGCCGCGGCGGAAATAGCGGCCGGCCAGAACGCTTGA
- a CDS encoding SDR family NAD(P)-dependent oxidoreductase, with protein sequence MPLPFQQVWKSQDAVAIVTGASSGIGFELTRMLVNEGAHVVAVARRRERLIELANATSHPERVHCIAGDVTDAATREEAMRAADSLRDGELDLLVNNAGVGAIGPFADASPERMRRVMEVNFFAPVDWTRDAIPRLRLAAQKDVRPVVCNIGSVLGHRAVPDKSEYCASKFALHGWNDSLRAELVREGIGVTMVSPSTTRSEFFDSLVETEPDQKSNSIGSWPPARVAQATLTAIKRGRSEVILSLGGKALVYADRVSPPVMNGILAKRGR encoded by the coding sequence ATGCCGCTGCCGTTTCAGCAGGTTTGGAAATCTCAGGATGCCGTGGCGATTGTCACTGGCGCCAGCAGCGGAATCGGGTTCGAGTTGACTCGAATGTTGGTCAACGAAGGTGCTCACGTCGTTGCGGTTGCGCGACGACGAGAGCGACTGATCGAGCTTGCCAATGCAACGTCACATCCCGAACGTGTTCACTGCATCGCCGGCGATGTGACGGATGCCGCGACCCGAGAGGAAGCGATGCGAGCAGCGGATTCGCTTCGTGATGGCGAATTGGATTTGCTGGTCAACAACGCGGGCGTGGGAGCGATCGGGCCTTTTGCGGACGCGTCGCCAGAACGCATGCGCCGGGTGATGGAGGTGAACTTCTTTGCCCCCGTTGATTGGACTCGCGATGCAATTCCGCGGCTGCGTTTGGCGGCTCAAAAAGACGTGCGTCCGGTGGTCTGCAACATCGGTAGTGTCTTGGGGCACCGAGCGGTTCCGGACAAGAGCGAGTACTGCGCCAGCAAATTTGCACTGCATGGCTGGAACGATTCTTTGCGAGCGGAACTGGTTCGCGAAGGGATCGGCGTGACGATGGTCAGTCCCAGCACGACTCGCAGTGAGTTCTTCGACTCGCTGGTTGAGACGGAACCCGATCAAAAGTCCAACAGCATCGGCAGCTGGCCTCCCGCTCGTGTCGCTCAGGCAACGTTGACTGCAATCAAGCGTGGTCGCAGCGAGGTGATCTTGAGCCTAGGCGGCAAAGCTTTGGTGTACGCCGATCGCGTTTCACCACCCGTGATGAACGGCATCCTGGCCAAACGAGGTCGCTGA
- the cobA gene encoding uroporphyrinogen-III C-methyltransferase: MNSELALSETTPGFVALVGAGPGHPGLLTLRGQECLQDCEVVLYDGLSNVEMLVHAPQAVHQCVGKHGQSRIWKQDEIIAEMIRHAKAGKRVVRLKGGDPAVFARTSEEVNALKAERVPFEIVPGITAALAAGSYAGIPITHRGIASAVALVTGHEEPGKAKSDLDWPALARFPGTLVIYMGVTTAKQWTDALITSGKDPETPCAILRRCSLQDQQKIQCRLDEVAGHLTPASKFRPPVITIVGEVTGLAESMDWFSRRPLSGKSILVTRPKDQADQLARPLEELGASVVVQPAIEIAAPDDWSDVDAAIEQLESFDSLVFTSRNGVRFFFDRLLEVGRDMRCLGGLKIAVVGDATASVLKSYHLRADWIPETFDADALLEMLQQAQRPLKSTLIVRTQRGRDVIADGLRATGASVREVITYENRDVAEMDPATRARLNEHPLDWITLTSPATARNVHRWLGDSIGETKVAVISPLTAETVRELGWRVDAIAKSATMHSLTQAILDAETT, translated from the coding sequence TTGAATTCTGAACTCGCTCTTTCTGAAACAACACCGGGATTCGTCGCATTGGTGGGGGCAGGACCCGGGCACCCGGGCCTGTTGACCCTCCGCGGTCAGGAATGTCTGCAGGATTGCGAGGTTGTGCTGTATGACGGGCTGAGCAACGTCGAAATGCTGGTCCATGCTCCGCAAGCGGTTCATCAATGCGTCGGTAAACACGGGCAATCGCGAATTTGGAAGCAGGACGAGATCATCGCCGAGATGATCCGGCACGCCAAAGCAGGCAAACGAGTCGTGCGGCTGAAGGGTGGCGACCCGGCCGTGTTCGCTCGGACCAGCGAAGAAGTCAACGCGTTGAAAGCGGAGCGAGTTCCGTTCGAAATTGTGCCGGGAATCACGGCGGCGTTGGCGGCGGGATCCTACGCTGGGATTCCGATAACCCACCGCGGAATTGCGTCGGCCGTGGCTTTGGTGACCGGGCACGAGGAACCGGGCAAGGCAAAGTCGGATTTGGATTGGCCGGCTCTGGCTCGATTCCCCGGCACGCTGGTGATCTACATGGGCGTCACGACGGCCAAGCAATGGACGGACGCATTGATCACCAGCGGCAAAGATCCCGAAACGCCCTGTGCCATTCTGCGGCGATGCAGCTTGCAGGATCAGCAAAAAATTCAGTGCCGGTTGGACGAGGTAGCTGGGCATCTGACTCCCGCCAGCAAGTTCCGACCGCCAGTGATCACGATCGTTGGCGAGGTCACAGGGTTGGCGGAGTCGATGGATTGGTTCAGCCGCCGACCGCTCTCCGGAAAGAGCATTTTGGTCACTCGGCCGAAGGATCAGGCTGACCAATTGGCGCGGCCGCTGGAAGAGTTGGGGGCAAGCGTGGTCGTTCAACCGGCGATCGAGATTGCGGCACCGGATGACTGGTCCGATGTGGACGCCGCGATCGAACAGTTGGAATCGTTTGACTCGTTGGTTTTCACCAGCCGCAACGGCGTGAGGTTCTTCTTCGATCGGTTGCTCGAGGTCGGTCGCGACATGCGTTGTTTGGGCGGGCTGAAGATCGCGGTGGTTGGCGACGCAACGGCGAGTGTTTTGAAGAGCTATCACCTGCGAGCGGATTGGATTCCGGAAACCTTTGACGCCGACGCGTTGTTGGAAATGTTGCAACAGGCTCAGCGGCCACTCAAGTCCACTTTGATTGTGCGAACCCAGCGAGGCCGCGACGTCATAGCCGATGGCTTGCGAGCGACCGGGGCCAGCGTTCGCGAAGTGATCACGTATGAAAATCGTGACGTGGCGGAAATGGATCCAGCGACGCGAGCCCGATTGAACGAGCATCCGTTGGACTGGATCACGTTGACCAGTCCCGCGACGGCGAGGAACGTTCACCGTTGGTTGGGCGATTCGATCGGCGAGACCAAAGTCGCGGTCATCAGCCCGTTGACCGCGGAAACGGTTCGCGAATTGGGATGGCGTGTCGACGCGATCGCTAAGTCCGCGACAATGCATTCTTTGACCCAAGCGATTCTTGACGCGGAGACAACATGA
- a CDS encoding excinuclease ABC subunit C — protein MLHEESLVESSQREHFARLESFDMPAFTQDSPDSRSVNSMTVPCTTNTCAITVCLVISSLILSPFAFAQESVESTASSSHVVNSTGFTADEIRDAYRKSHQGYSSDELILQDKLRETFLRELGIDPNEESQFDRQRTALRALLQLRKRGDLDVPTTKRSGEASQTINAAIPTAEIAIRTVLDRHEAMIDDVLCDPSMRSELQQEAERLSKGVSAETVRRAVLRLRKSRRLRPELVLRVADWDRTVTTHPMKNLALDTLPNTPGVYLFRDSTGYLYIGEAIRLRDRIGDHLRGSHNAGLASILGDDASNPVTLELHAFPANSPAKKLTVRRAYESELIRSRHPRFNLQP, from the coding sequence CTGTTGCACGAGGAATCATTGGTAGAATCATCCCAACGCGAACACTTTGCCCGACTGGAATCCTTTGACATGCCGGCCTTCACTCAAGACTCACCCGACAGCCGTTCGGTCAACAGCATGACCGTCCCGTGCACAACAAATACGTGCGCAATCACAGTTTGCCTGGTCATATCGAGCTTGATACTCAGCCCGTTTGCGTTCGCCCAAGAGTCGGTTGAGAGCACCGCGTCATCTTCGCATGTCGTCAATTCGACCGGCTTCACCGCAGACGAAATTCGCGACGCCTATCGAAAATCACACCAGGGCTACAGCAGCGATGAATTGATCCTGCAGGACAAGTTGCGTGAAACATTCCTTCGTGAACTGGGCATCGACCCCAACGAAGAATCGCAATTCGATCGTCAACGGACTGCACTGAGAGCGCTACTGCAACTTCGCAAACGAGGCGATCTGGACGTCCCCACGACGAAGCGTTCGGGCGAAGCTTCGCAAACCATCAACGCAGCCATCCCCACCGCCGAGATCGCAATTCGCACGGTGCTGGACCGGCACGAAGCCATGATCGACGACGTTTTGTGCGATCCCAGCATGAGGTCCGAACTGCAACAAGAAGCCGAGCGTTTGTCGAAAGGGGTCTCGGCCGAAACCGTTCGGCGAGCCGTCCTGCGTCTTCGAAAGTCCAGGCGACTCCGTCCCGAGCTCGTCCTTCGCGTCGCGGATTGGGACCGAACCGTGACCACGCACCCGATGAAAAACCTGGCCCTGGACACGCTCCCCAACACGCCGGGCGTGTACCTGTTTCGTGATTCGACGGGCTACCTCTACATCGGGGAAGCAATCCGATTGCGCGACCGAATCGGCGACCATCTGCGTGGCAGTCACAATGCTGGCCTGGCGAGTATCCTAGGTGACGACGCGTCCAACCCAGTGACATTGGAGTTGCATGCTTTTCCGGCTAACTCACCGGCGAAGAAGCTGACCGTTCGACGAGCCTATGAAAGCGAGCTAATCCGAAGCAGGCATCCCCGATTCAATCTCCAACCCTAG
- a CDS encoding excinuclease ABC subunit UvrC translates to MSDRETENNDDPIDHEPVDDGATTDVEASPDSVIPAKVLQDFSQGFKQANRKVKTFPQSPGVYLMKDSAGVVIYVGKAKNLRSRASSYFLKAASEDARTADWIGDIADIDFVETESEVDALLMESRLIKDIQPRNNKELKDDKSFPYLMITTREEFPRVEVTREPPSKGVKLYGPFTSAGALRGAIQVMQRIFKFRTCSLDISESDEKWQWFRPCLLASINQCTAPCNFRISKEDYRRDIKRLQTFLDGGKTKLLREMRGEMKDASKALDFERAAILRDEINMIERLEERGELDTHAQPEVFYIDPQKGLAGLKKVLGLSEMPRVIEGVDIAHLGGNETVASLVQFIDGLPFKPGYRRFRIQEVKGIDDFRSIYEVVSRRFRGLSDRQEAFPDVLLIDGGKGQLNAAMAAFRDQDIQPPTVISLAKRDEEIFRPGISEPLRLSKNAFALRLLQYVRDESHRFAQHYHHILRSKSSLER, encoded by the coding sequence ATGAGCGACCGCGAAACCGAAAACAACGATGACCCCATCGACCATGAACCCGTCGACGATGGGGCAACTACGGATGTCGAGGCGTCGCCTGATTCCGTGATTCCCGCGAAGGTGTTGCAGGATTTCAGCCAAGGTTTCAAGCAAGCCAACCGGAAAGTCAAAACATTCCCGCAGTCGCCGGGCGTGTATCTAATGAAGGATTCCGCCGGCGTGGTGATCTACGTTGGCAAGGCCAAGAACCTTCGGTCTCGCGCCAGCAGCTATTTCTTGAAGGCGGCCAGCGAGGACGCTCGCACGGCCGATTGGATCGGTGACATCGCCGACATCGACTTTGTGGAAACCGAAAGCGAAGTCGACGCGTTGCTGATGGAGTCCCGGCTGATCAAGGACATTCAGCCGCGAAACAACAAAGAGCTGAAGGACGACAAGTCGTTTCCGTATTTGATGATCACCACTCGGGAAGAATTTCCGCGGGTGGAGGTGACTCGGGAACCACCGTCCAAAGGCGTGAAGCTTTACGGACCGTTCACCAGTGCGGGTGCTCTTCGAGGAGCGATCCAGGTGATGCAGCGGATCTTCAAGTTTCGAACTTGTTCGCTCGACATCAGTGAGTCCGACGAAAAGTGGCAATGGTTCCGACCGTGCTTGTTGGCCAGCATCAATCAATGCACCGCGCCGTGCAACTTCCGGATCAGCAAAGAGGACTACCGCCGCGACATCAAACGTTTGCAAACGTTCTTGGATGGTGGAAAGACAAAGTTGCTGCGCGAGATGCGAGGCGAGATGAAGGACGCCAGCAAAGCGTTGGACTTTGAGCGAGCCGCCATTCTTCGCGATGAGATCAACATGATCGAGCGATTGGAAGAACGGGGTGAGTTGGACACGCACGCCCAGCCCGAAGTTTTCTACATCGATCCTCAAAAGGGATTGGCGGGACTGAAGAAGGTGTTGGGACTCTCCGAGATGCCACGCGTGATCGAAGGCGTCGACATCGCTCACTTGGGAGGGAACGAAACCGTCGCCAGTCTCGTCCAATTCATTGACGGACTGCCGTTCAAGCCCGGTTACCGGCGATTTCGCATTCAGGAAGTCAAAGGCATTGATGACTTCCGCAGCATTTACGAAGTTGTGTCGCGACGTTTCCGTGGGTTATCGGATCGCCAAGAGGCGTTTCCGGACGTGTTGTTGATCGATGGTGGCAAAGGTCAACTCAACGCGGCGATGGCTGCTTTTCGAGATCAAGACATTCAGCCGCCGACGGTGATTAGCCTCGCGAAACGCGACGAAGAAATTTTTCGTCCGGGAATTTCCGAACCGCTCAGGCTGAGCAAAAACGCGTTTGCACTGCGTTTGCTACAGTACGTTCGCGATGAATCTCACCGATTTGCCCAACATTACCACCACATTTTGCGTAGTAAATCCAGTCTCGAGCGGTGA
- the hflX gene encoding GTPase HflX, whose product MSDKHITLHDDSPERSILARLILPDTVVEEDPLEELHGLATTSGTEVVDELIQRRSTPDHSTYLGKGKVEELRLMVERHEADVVIFDNDLSPAQIRNLEKKTNAKVIDRTELILDIFAAGARTHESRLAVELAQLEYSLPRLKRMWTHLSRQSMGVGMRGPGEKQLEVDRRLAQKRIHDLKTELKSVELRRERQVAARSDSPTVSLVGYTNAGKSTLMNALTDAGVMAQDKLFATLDTRTRRWHLPEWGHVLLSDTVGFIRDLPHSLVASFKSTLEETRQAELLLHVADASSPQVFEQISAVYQVLEELGIEAKDTLLVLNKIDAITSPRVLNRVLDRYPNAIPVSARSRSGLKPLAQAVGEALSREFLDVEIGVAHHDGKLLSFLSATGKIESREFGNDHVIVRVRMPASAMGTVKRSALSVTPTTLEMWKQTASDDESKQSDENSAEESVERSSDVA is encoded by the coding sequence GTGTCAGATAAACACATCACCCTGCACGACGACTCTCCCGAACGTAGCATCTTGGCTCGTTTGATCCTGCCCGACACCGTGGTCGAAGAAGATCCGTTGGAAGAACTGCATGGGCTGGCGACCACCTCGGGGACCGAAGTGGTGGATGAGTTGATTCAGCGTCGCTCCACACCCGACCATTCGACCTACTTGGGCAAAGGCAAAGTTGAAGAACTGCGGCTGATGGTGGAACGCCATGAAGCCGACGTGGTCATCTTCGACAACGATCTGAGCCCCGCTCAAATCCGCAACTTGGAAAAGAAAACCAATGCGAAGGTGATCGACCGAACCGAGTTGATTCTGGATATCTTTGCCGCCGGAGCACGAACGCACGAATCGCGTTTGGCCGTTGAGTTGGCACAGCTGGAATACTCGTTGCCACGACTCAAACGCATGTGGACTCACCTTTCGCGTCAGTCCATGGGCGTCGGGATGCGTGGTCCCGGTGAAAAGCAGTTGGAGGTTGACCGCCGGTTGGCCCAAAAACGCATCCACGATTTGAAGACCGAGTTGAAGAGCGTTGAATTGCGACGCGAACGCCAGGTCGCGGCTCGCTCGGATTCACCGACTGTTTCGCTGGTGGGTTACACCAACGCGGGTAAGAGCACTTTGATGAACGCTCTGACCGACGCCGGCGTGATGGCGCAAGACAAACTTTTCGCAACGCTGGACACTCGAACGCGACGATGGCATCTGCCTGAATGGGGCCACGTGTTGCTGAGTGACACGGTCGGTTTCATTCGTGACCTGCCTCACTCTTTGGTTGCCAGTTTTAAGTCGACGTTGGAAGAGACTCGTCAGGCGGAGTTGTTGTTGCATGTCGCAGATGCGAGCAGCCCGCAAGTCTTTGAGCAGATCAGCGCGGTCTATCAGGTGCTTGAAGAGTTGGGCATCGAAGCCAAGGACACATTGTTGGTGCTCAACAAAATTGATGCGATCACCAGCCCACGTGTGCTGAACCGCGTGTTGGATCGATATCCCAATGCGATTCCTGTCAGTGCACGCTCGCGGTCCGGTTTGAAGCCGTTGGCTCAGGCGGTCGGCGAAGCACTGTCACGTGAATTCTTGGACGTTGAGATCGGCGTGGCTCATCACGATGGCAAACTGCTTTCGTTCCTATCTGCGACCGGCAAGATCGAATCACGCGAGTTTGGAAACGATCATGTTATTGTGCGAGTTCGCATGCCAGCGTCCGCGATGGGAACGGTCAAACGCAGCGCGTTGAGCGTGACACCAACGACGCTTGAAATGTGGAAGCAAACTGCATCGGATGATGAGTCCAAACAATCCGACGAGAATTCGGCGGAAGAATCGGTCGAACGTTCGAGCGACGTGGCTTGA